One genomic window of Peromyscus maniculatus bairdii isolate BWxNUB_F1_BW_parent chromosome 2, HU_Pman_BW_mat_3.1, whole genome shotgun sequence includes the following:
- the LOC102905572 gene encoding selection and upkeep of intraepithelial T-cells protein 1-like: MGTRNVSWGLWKYFLYLLQVVVPSSEQFTVIGSEGPVLAPLGGTLELSCQLSPPQQAQHMEIRWFRNQYMQPVYLYRDGKDMYGETISKYVERIELIKDAIGKGKVTLRIFKVTVDDDGPYRCLFKDGEFYEEHITEVKVTATSSDLQILMHPPNTKGVMLECHAGGLFPLPHMEWKDSKGEVIPATSKSHSRDGNKLFNMTIALLIETRSHRNVTCYLQNHLTHQEESICVVLSGELFSWKIVWITILSTILSVLIAFLMMSFVQQNVIHEKVREELVQNSIHKETDQCEGDQSEEQVREESLFDIFSAFFENEECDGDQSEEKISEESFQNNISIHIETDKFDGDQSEEKVREESFQNISIHIETDEYGGDQAEEKVREESFQKKVSMHMETDECNDDQSEGSGGTNVDIPEEEKQ, translated from the exons AACAATTCACAGTGATTGGCTCAGAGGGGCCAGTCCTGGCTCCATTGGGTGGAACCCTTGAACTCAGTTGTCAATTGTCTCCACCACAACAAGCACAGCACATGGAGATTCGCTGGTTCAGGAACCAATATATGCAGCCAGTGTACCTGTACAGGGATGGTAAAGACATGTATGGAGAAACTATCTCCAAGTATGTGGAGCGAATTGAACTCATAAAAGATGCCATTGGAAAAGGGAAAGTGACCCTCAGGATTTTTAAAGTGACAGTTGATGATGATGGGCCATACCGCTGCCTCTTCAAAGATGGTGAATTCTACGAAGAGCACATTACAGAGGTCAAGGTCACAG CCACAAGCTCAGACCTACAGATTCTTATGCATCCCCCTAATACCAAAGGTGTGATGTTGGAGTGTCATGCAGGAGGTTTGTTTCCACTGCCTCATATGGAATGGAAAGACAGCAAAGGGGAGGTCATTCCAGCAACATCAAAATCCCATTCACGGGATGGAAACAAATTGTTCAACATGACAATAGCCCTTCTTATCGAAACCAGGTCCCATAGGAATGTCACTTGCTATCTTCAAAACCATCTAACTCACCAAGAAGAGAGCATATGTGTCGTCCTATCAG GTGAACTGTTCTCATGGAAAATTGTTTGGATAACGATTCTGAGTACAATATTGTCTGTGCTAATAGCCTTTCTCATGATGTCCTTTGTTCAGCAAAATGTCATACATG AAAAAGTTAGGGAGGAGTTGGTTCAAAACAGTATACACAAAGAGACTGACCAATGTGAAGGAGATCAATCTGAAG AACAAGTTAGGGAGGAATCACTTTTTGACATTTTCAGTGCATTCTTTGAGAATGAGGAATGTGATGGTGATCAATCTGAAG AAAAAATTAGTGAGGAGTCATTTCAAAACAACATCAGTATTCACATTGAGACTGATAAATTTGATGGTGATCAGTCTGAAG AAAAAGTTAGGGAGGAGTCGTTTCAAAACATCAGTATTCACATTGAGACCGATGAATATGGTGGTGATCAAGCTGAAG AAAAAGTTAGGGAGGAGTCGTTTCAAAAGAAAGTCAGTATGCACATGGAGACTGATGAATGTAATGATGATCAGTCTGAAG GATCAGGTGGGACCAATGTGGATATCCCAGAAGAGGAGAAACAGTAA